In Desulfallas thermosapovorans DSM 6562, a single window of DNA contains:
- the ilvN gene encoding acetolactate synthase small subunit, producing the protein MRHTLAVLVENNPGVLARVAGLFSRRGFNIDSLAVGRTENPDVSRMTIVVDGDDRVLEQVTKQLHKLVDVIKINDITVDEYVDRELVLIKVNADPAQRGEVMQIADVFRARIVDLGRRTLTLECTGNEGKINAFEESLRPYGIKELVRTGKIAMVRGSKYTGYHDNGTKEEN; encoded by the coding sequence CTGAGGCATACTTTAGCGGTGCTGGTGGAGAATAACCCGGGCGTACTGGCCCGGGTGGCCGGCCTGTTCAGCCGGCGCGGTTTTAATATTGACAGCCTGGCGGTGGGGCGAACCGAAAACCCCGACGTGTCCCGGATGACCATCGTGGTTGACGGCGATGACAGGGTCTTGGAGCAGGTCACCAAACAGCTGCACAAGCTGGTGGATGTAATAAAAATAAATGATATCACCGTGGATGAATATGTTGACCGGGAACTGGTGTTAATAAAGGTAAATGCCGACCCCGCCCAGCGGGGCGAGGTAATGCAGATTGCCGATGTGTTCCGGGCCCGCATTGTGGACCTGGGCCGCAGGACATTAACCCTTGAATGTACGGGCAACGAAGGCAAAATAAATGCCTTTGAAGAATCCCTGCGCCCGTACGGTATCAAGGAGCTGGTGCGTACAGGCAAAATTGCCATGGTAAGGGGTTCCAAATATACGGGATATCATGATAACGGTACCAAGGAGGAGAATTAA
- the ilvC gene encoding ketol-acid reductoisomerase has protein sequence MVKVFHDHDADLAVLKGKKIAIMGYGSQGHAQAQNLKDSGLDVVVGLRKGSASWSKVEADGLVVTTVAEAASQADVIQILLPDETQGRVYTEEIAPYLTEGKALMFSHGFNIHFGQIQPPENVDVIMVAPKSPGHMVRRMYVDGLGVPGLVAVHQDYTGRARDIAMAYAKGIGCTRAGVFETTFAEETETDLFGEQCVLCGGVSELIKAGFETLVEAGYAPEMAYFECLHEMKLIVDLINEGGLSWMRHSISNTAEYGDYMVGPRIINEDTREEMRAVLAEIQNGTFAKEWMLENQVNRPVFNAIRKQEKEHLIEEVGAEIREMMPWLKKK, from the coding sequence ATGGTTAAGGTTTTTCACGATCATGACGCGGATTTGGCGGTACTCAAGGGTAAGAAGATTGCCATTATGGGTTACGGCAGCCAGGGGCATGCCCAGGCCCAAAACCTGAAGGACAGCGGATTGGATGTGGTGGTGGGTTTGCGCAAGGGCAGTGCCAGCTGGTCCAAAGTTGAAGCGGATGGTCTGGTGGTGACCACCGTGGCCGAGGCGGCCAGCCAGGCTGATGTGATTCAAATACTGCTGCCGGATGAAACCCAGGGCCGGGTTTACACCGAGGAAATTGCCCCTTACCTCACCGAAGGAAAGGCACTCATGTTCAGCCACGGTTTTAATATTCACTTTGGACAAATTCAGCCGCCCGAAAACGTGGATGTAATCATGGTGGCGCCCAAGAGCCCCGGTCACATGGTACGCCGGATGTACGTGGATGGCCTGGGTGTGCCGGGACTGGTGGCGGTGCACCAGGATTACACCGGCCGGGCCCGGGATATCGCCATGGCCTACGCCAAGGGTATCGGCTGCACCCGGGCGGGGGTGTTCGAAACAACCTTTGCCGAAGAAACCGAAACCGATTTGTTTGGCGAACAGTGCGTGCTGTGCGGCGGGGTCAGTGAACTGATCAAAGCCGGCTTTGAAACCCTGGTGGAAGCGGGCTACGCCCCTGAGATGGCTTACTTCGAGTGCCTGCACGAAATGAAATTGATCGTGGACCTGATTAACGAGGGCGGCCTCAGCTGGATGCGCCACTCCATCAGCAATACCGCCGAGTATGGCGACTACATGGTGGGTCCCCGGATCATTAATGAGGATACCCGGGAAGAAATGCGGGCTGTGCTGGCCGAAATTCAAAACGGCACCTTTGCCAAGGAATGGATGCTGGAGAACCAGGTAAATCGCCCCGTATTCAATGCCATTCGCAAGCAGGAAAAGGAACATCTCATTGAAGAGGTGGGGGCTGAAATAAGGGAAATGATGCCCTGGTTGAAAAAGAAATAA